Proteins from a single region of Megachile rotundata isolate GNS110a chromosome 7, iyMegRotu1, whole genome shotgun sequence:
- the LOC143264822 gene encoding uncharacterized protein LOC143264822 isoform X1: MEIFRIPKPKKARMSKSKFDINGIEKRPQLWSDGWLLYQDDAPAHTALSVKQFLTSKNITVMGHPPYSPDLDPCDFFLFPKVIFCFKGIHFTSVEEVQAKTENLPKEFPKTSFQNCYQNAEGDYFEDISLFLTT, encoded by the exons atggaaatcttcaggatcccaaaacccaaaaaagcacgcatgtcaaaatcaaaattcgacattaatggaatt gaaaaaaggccacagttgtggagcgatggatggctgttgtaccaggacgatgcacccgctcatacggcactgtctgtcaagcaatttctgaccagcaaaaatattactgtgatggggcatcctccttattcacctgatttggatccatgcgacttttttttatttcctaaagttataTTTTGCTTCAAAGGaatccatttcacctcagttgaagaggttcaggcaaaaacggagaatctcccgaaagaatttccaaaaacctcgttccagaattgttaccagaatgctgaaggggactactttgaag